A portion of the Stigmatella aurantiaca DW4/3-1 genome contains these proteins:
- a CDS encoding response regulator, with product MPKKRILVIDDSESIHKDFQRILCPAPSECWDELAQMEATLFGPPSDSPEEEDQFEVDSAFQGKEGVAKVKEALASGNPYVLAFLDYRMPPGWNGFETLRHLREVAPSLPVVLCSAYSDYSWEELVRNFAEETPPLMELKKPFKSHELHQLARALTSMAKQLSVA from the coding sequence ATGCCTAAGAAGCGGATTCTCGTCATCGATGACTCGGAGAGCATCCACAAGGACTTCCAGCGCATCCTGTGTCCAGCGCCCTCGGAGTGCTGGGACGAGCTGGCCCAGATGGAGGCGACGCTCTTTGGCCCCCCCTCCGACAGCCCCGAGGAGGAGGATCAGTTCGAGGTCGATTCGGCCTTCCAGGGCAAGGAAGGCGTCGCCAAGGTGAAGGAGGCCCTGGCCTCGGGCAACCCGTACGTTCTGGCCTTCCTGGACTACCGCATGCCCCCGGGCTGGAACGGCTTCGAGACGCTGCGGCACCTGCGCGAGGTCGCTCCCTCGCTGCCGGTCGTGCTCTGCTCGGCCTACTCTGACTACTCGTGGGAGGAGCTGGTCCGGAACTTCGCGGAGGAGACCCCTCCGTTGATGGAGCTGAAGAAACCCTTCAAGAGCCACGAACTGCACCAGTTGGCGCGCGCCCTCACCTCGATGGCGAAACAGCTGTCCGTGGCGTGA
- a CDS encoding ATP-binding protein, with translation MPRVFPLPDRTSLARTTLIRMGVRIAVIMSLATLFSYLHIFNSFRTEALVQMEQSVVERSQREQAIFVLAEDNHKALKKALEERIRFWRTQDPSPRFEGMFVHLPDGSTRNIPQGFDGTKMPGVIVPKGVVIDDDLRRRILAAYEVVAQYGPAFHVRFTNTGVLLPEGVLVGYWPEGATWFQDVEATFSFLPMEYLTISLPENNPQRTSAWTGIFEDVPSKTWMVTVATPLDVDGRHVATITHDVLLEELMNRTIQDRLPGAYNFLVRDDGQLIAHPTIKMESGQGPYTIPKVLGMPEAVNSKEGTPEQRAHLSGIFEKLSTRAPGQRVLELPELGEYMAMERLKGPGWTFVTVLPEHVVSSAAIRASRYVLLFGLVSLIIELGIMYWVLKQQITRPLLDFTEATGKLEAGDFNVSLDIWREDELGQLAHAFHQMAGEIQRREEALRQANEGLELRVEERTRELKDAHRQLVESALQVGRAEIATNVLHNVGNVLSSVLISSMLAKERLSGLKLENVERVAALLEEHRGDLSAFIQGDKRGQTTLPFLTQLGKNLQSERKEILLLLNDVSRHTEHIGAIVNLQQRYARTSHHLHEQVDLRALVEDALRINQAALGRHSVKVERLLADIPSVLTEKHKVLLILVNLISNAKYALDAMPEAERRLSVRIERPLSDGFICIEVKDNGVGIAPELLTRIFQHGFTTRQEGHGFGLHSSALAAQELGGTLKVHSDGPGQGASFILELPVSAEQQGGQSHA, from the coding sequence ATGCCGCGTGTTTTCCCTCTGCCTGACCGCACCTCCCTGGCGCGCACGACGCTCATCCGGATGGGGGTGCGCATCGCGGTCATCATGTCCCTGGCCACCCTGTTCAGCTACCTCCACATCTTCAACTCCTTCCGCACGGAAGCCCTGGTGCAGATGGAGCAGAGCGTCGTGGAGCGCAGCCAGCGCGAGCAGGCCATCTTCGTGCTGGCGGAGGACAACCACAAGGCCCTCAAGAAGGCCCTGGAAGAGCGGATCCGGTTCTGGCGCACCCAGGACCCCTCGCCTCGCTTCGAGGGCATGTTCGTGCACCTGCCGGACGGAAGTACCCGCAACATCCCCCAAGGGTTCGATGGCACGAAGATGCCCGGGGTCATCGTTCCCAAAGGGGTGGTGATCGACGACGACCTGCGCCGCAGGATCCTCGCCGCCTACGAGGTGGTCGCCCAGTACGGGCCTGCCTTCCACGTCCGGTTCACGAACACCGGCGTCCTTCTGCCGGAGGGGGTGCTGGTGGGCTACTGGCCCGAGGGGGCCACGTGGTTTCAGGACGTCGAGGCCACCTTCTCGTTTCTGCCCATGGAGTACCTGACCATCTCCCTGCCGGAGAACAACCCCCAGCGGACATCGGCCTGGACGGGAATCTTCGAGGACGTCCCCAGCAAGACCTGGATGGTGACCGTCGCCACGCCCCTGGACGTGGACGGCCGCCATGTCGCGACCATTACGCACGATGTGCTCCTGGAGGAGCTGATGAACCGCACCATCCAGGACCGCCTGCCGGGCGCCTACAACTTCCTGGTGCGGGACGATGGCCAGCTGATTGCCCACCCCACCATCAAGATGGAGAGCGGCCAGGGGCCCTACACCATCCCGAAGGTCCTGGGCATGCCCGAGGCGGTGAACTCGAAGGAGGGGACCCCCGAGCAGCGCGCGCACCTGAGCGGCATCTTCGAGAAGCTGAGCACCCGGGCGCCGGGACAGCGCGTGCTGGAGCTGCCGGAGCTGGGGGAATACATGGCCATGGAGCGGCTCAAAGGCCCCGGGTGGACCTTTGTCACGGTCTTGCCCGAGCATGTGGTGTCTTCGGCCGCCATCCGGGCCTCGCGCTATGTCCTGCTGTTTGGCCTGGTGTCGCTGATCATCGAGCTGGGCATCATGTACTGGGTGCTGAAGCAGCAGATCACCCGTCCGCTGCTGGATTTCACCGAAGCCACGGGCAAGTTGGAGGCCGGTGACTTCAACGTCTCCTTGGACATCTGGCGCGAGGATGAGCTGGGACAGCTCGCCCATGCCTTCCACCAGATGGCCGGGGAGATTCAACGCCGCGAGGAGGCCCTGCGGCAGGCCAACGAGGGGCTGGAGCTGCGGGTGGAGGAGCGCACCCGGGAGCTGAAGGACGCGCACCGCCAACTCGTGGAGTCCGCGCTGCAGGTCGGCCGGGCCGAGATCGCCACCAACGTGCTGCACAATGTCGGCAACGTGCTGAGCAGCGTCCTCATCTCGTCGATGCTGGCCAAGGAGCGCCTGTCGGGGCTGAAGCTCGAGAACGTGGAGCGGGTGGCGGCCTTGCTCGAGGAGCACCGGGGAGATTTGTCGGCCTTCATCCAGGGGGACAAGCGGGGGCAGACCACGCTCCCTTTCCTGACCCAGCTGGGCAAGAACCTTCAGAGCGAGCGCAAGGAGATCCTGCTGCTGCTCAACGACGTCAGCCGGCACACCGAGCACATTGGCGCCATCGTCAACTTGCAACAGCGCTATGCCCGCACGTCTCATCACCTGCACGAGCAGGTGGATCTGCGCGCCCTGGTGGAGGACGCGTTGCGCATCAATCAGGCCGCGCTCGGACGGCACTCCGTCAAGGTGGAGCGGCTCCTGGCGGACATCCCATCGGTCCTGACCGAGAAGCACAAGGTGCTGCTGATCCTCGTCAACCTGATCAGCAATGCCAAGTACGCCTTGGATGCGATGCCGGAGGCGGAGCGGCGGCTGAGCGTGCGGATAGAGCGGCCGCTCTCCGATGGCTTCATTTGCATCGAGGTGAAGGACAATGGCGTGGGCATCGCGCCGGAGTTGCTCACGCGCATCTTCCAGCATGGGTTCACCACGCGGCAGGAAGGACATGGCTTTGGGCTGCACTCCAGTGCGTTGGCGGCCCAAGAACTGGGAGGCACCCTGAAGGTCCATAGCGATGGACCTGGGCAGGGGGCCTCCTTCATACTGGAACTTCCGGTGAGTGCCGAGCAGCAGGGGGGACAATCACATGCCTAA
- a CDS encoding beta-propeller fold lactonase family protein codes for MKAKRRVLFQGIPRGVLVAVFLAWMLGDSEASAAPYTLFESGQVRPLALSPNGRLLFAVNTPDSRLEVFQIKHQGLTHLTSVPVGLEPVAVAARSNEEVWVVNHLSDSVSVVRLAADGCSGTVVRTLLVGDEPRDIVFAGPGKSRAFITAAHRGQNAPFDPQFTTPGIGRADVWVFEANNLGSSLGGTPLTIVSLFSDTPRALAVTPDGARVYAAAFHSGNRSSVVHEFLVPNGGQAAGGVPGPNTVNGVPGTEVSVLVRFDGQNWFDVLNRPWTDKVRFTLPDKDVFVLDALANPPRQLNGSSGFFTGVGTILFNMAVNPVNGKVYVSNTEARNDLRFEGAPTSNRPSLQGHLHESRITVLSPAGVAPRHLNKHINYGVCCAPLPNAENEKSLAQPLGMAVTSNGATLYVAAFGSSKIGVFPTAAIEANTFVPSTANQILLSGGGPTGMVLDEAAQRMYVLTRFDNSLSIVNTATQQEIAHLPMYSPEPQSVVKGRAFLYDARKNSSHGDSSCASCHVFGDFDSLSWDLGNPDGVVRANPNPVVPVTPDFGTDPTFGQNTDLHPLKGPLSTQSLRGMANHGPMHWRGDRTGAYTAPSAQPNQGAFNEVEAFKQFNPAFVDLLGRPTQLTSAEMQQFSNFILQVTYPPNPVRHLDNSLTPAQRAGRDFFFNTTSFFHGPCGACHRLDPNANPGEGPFKGFFGTDGRSSFDAEPLFPKVPHLRNMYQKVGMFGAGFTSGLQPPDPFLGEQVRGFGFNSDGAIPDMFRFNSGFDVIPENPVGIPNSPEGIAAKRNMEQYMLAFESNMAPIVGQQVTHTASNTFGVLPRIQLLRARAEAGECDLVAKGQVAQLEVGFVYQGAGQFKGDRAVLPSISGEALQLLVSAGGGVLTYTCTPPGSGQRIGIDRDLDGFLDGDERKFGTNPADPDSHP; via the coding sequence ATGAAAGCCAAGCGAAGGGTGTTGTTCCAAGGGATACCCCGGGGTGTCCTCGTTGCGGTTTTTCTTGCATGGATGCTGGGAGACAGCGAGGCATCCGCCGCGCCGTATACCCTCTTTGAAAGTGGTCAGGTCCGGCCCTTGGCGCTCTCTCCCAATGGGCGTCTGCTTTTCGCGGTCAACACGCCAGACAGCCGCCTGGAGGTCTTCCAGATCAAGCATCAAGGGCTCACCCACCTGACCTCGGTGCCCGTGGGGCTCGAGCCCGTGGCGGTCGCCGCCCGGAGCAATGAGGAGGTCTGGGTTGTCAACCACCTGTCGGACAGCGTCAGCGTCGTGCGGCTGGCAGCGGATGGTTGCAGCGGCACCGTGGTGCGGACCCTGCTCGTGGGTGATGAGCCACGGGACATTGTCTTCGCCGGCCCTGGAAAGAGCCGGGCCTTCATCACGGCGGCGCACCGGGGCCAGAACGCGCCCTTTGATCCGCAGTTCACCACGCCGGGCATTGGCCGCGCGGACGTCTGGGTCTTCGAGGCGAACAACCTGGGGTCTTCGCTGGGCGGGACGCCGCTGACCATCGTCAGCCTGTTCAGTGACACCCCGCGCGCGCTCGCGGTGACGCCGGATGGCGCGCGGGTCTACGCGGCCGCCTTCCACTCGGGCAACCGCTCCTCCGTGGTGCATGAGTTCCTGGTTCCCAATGGGGGGCAGGCGGCGGGGGGCGTTCCCGGTCCCAACACCGTCAACGGCGTGCCGGGGACCGAGGTCAGCGTCCTGGTCCGGTTCGATGGCCAGAACTGGTTCGATGTTCTCAACCGCCCGTGGACCGACAAGGTGCGCTTCACCTTGCCGGACAAGGACGTGTTCGTCCTGGACGCCCTGGCCAATCCGCCCAGGCAGCTCAATGGCTCGTCGGGCTTCTTCACGGGGGTTGGCACCATCCTGTTCAACATGGCCGTCAACCCGGTGAACGGGAAGGTCTACGTCAGCAACACCGAGGCCCGGAATGACCTGCGCTTCGAGGGGGCGCCCACGTCCAACCGGCCCAGCCTTCAAGGCCACCTGCACGAGAGCCGGATCACCGTGCTGAGCCCCGCGGGCGTCGCGCCCAGGCACCTCAACAAGCACATCAATTATGGCGTCTGCTGCGCCCCTCTGCCCAACGCCGAGAACGAGAAGAGCCTCGCACAGCCGCTCGGCATGGCGGTGACCTCCAATGGCGCCACCTTGTACGTGGCCGCGTTTGGCTCCTCGAAGATCGGCGTCTTTCCCACCGCCGCGATCGAGGCCAACACCTTCGTGCCCAGCACGGCGAACCAGATCCTCCTGAGTGGGGGCGGGCCCACGGGCATGGTGTTGGACGAGGCGGCCCAGCGCATGTACGTCCTGACGCGCTTCGATAACTCCCTCTCCATCGTGAACACCGCCACCCAGCAGGAGATCGCCCACCTGCCGATGTACAGCCCCGAGCCGCAGAGCGTGGTGAAGGGCCGGGCCTTTCTGTACGACGCGCGCAAGAACTCGAGCCATGGCGACTCGTCCTGCGCGAGCTGTCACGTCTTCGGAGACTTCGACAGCCTCTCCTGGGATCTCGGCAACCCGGACGGCGTCGTGAGGGCCAACCCCAACCCCGTCGTCCCGGTGACCCCGGATTTCGGAACCGATCCCACCTTCGGCCAGAACACGGATCTCCACCCGCTCAAGGGCCCCCTGTCCACCCAGAGCCTGCGCGGGATGGCCAACCACGGCCCGATGCACTGGCGCGGGGACCGGACGGGTGCGTACACCGCGCCGAGCGCCCAGCCGAACCAGGGCGCGTTCAACGAGGTCGAGGCGTTCAAGCAGTTCAACCCCGCGTTCGTGGACCTGCTGGGGCGCCCCACGCAGCTCACCAGCGCCGAGATGCAGCAGTTCTCCAACTTCATCCTCCAGGTGACGTACCCGCCCAACCCGGTCCGCCACCTCGACAACTCGCTCACCCCGGCGCAGCGGGCAGGGCGGGATTTCTTCTTCAACACCACGAGCTTCTTCCACGGACCGTGTGGGGCCTGCCACCGGCTCGATCCCAACGCCAACCCCGGGGAAGGGCCCTTCAAGGGCTTCTTCGGGACCGATGGCCGTTCGTCCTTCGACGCCGAGCCGCTCTTTCCCAAGGTTCCCCACCTGCGTAACATGTATCAAAAAGTGGGAATGTTCGGTGCGGGCTTCACCTCTGGGCTACAACCTCCCGACCCCTTCCTGGGAGAGCAGGTGCGGGGATTCGGTTTCAACAGCGACGGGGCCATTCCCGATATGTTCCGTTTCAACAGCGGCTTCGACGTGATCCCCGAGAACCCCGTGGGGATCCCCAACTCTCCCGAGGGCATTGCCGCCAAGAGGAACATGGAGCAATACATGCTGGCCTTCGAGAGCAACATGGCGCCCATCGTGGGCCAGCAGGTGACCCACACGGCCAGCAACACGTTCGGGGTGCTCCCGCGCATCCAGCTCCTGAGGGCCCGGGCGGAGGCGGGGGAGTGCGACCTGGTGGCCAAGGGGCAGGTGGCGCAGCTCGAGGTGGGGTTTGTCTACCAGGGGGCAGGCCAGTTCAAGGGGGACCGGGCGGTCCTGCCCTCGATTTCAGGCGAGGCCCTCCAACTGCTCGTCTCCGCGGGAGGAGGCGTCCTGACCTACACTTGCACGCCTCCTGGTTCGGGCCAGCGCATCGGCATTGACCGTGACCTGGACGGGTTCCTCGATGGAGACGAACGGAAGTTTGGGACGAACCCCGCGGACCCAGACAGTCACCCCTGA
- a CDS encoding tRNA-uridine aminocarboxypropyltransferase, with amino-acid sequence MRSRTPEDLSGRCPRCYLPTRLCLCAHVPRLDTRTEFLVIRHNKEKEKSTNTARMAALALARCQVLTYGAPGPPFDASALEAPGTWLLFPDASPPAPDAPPPKRLVVLDGNWGQARRMMQRVPALRRLPGLALPPPPAETRRLRRPPHPEGMSTLEAMAGALAVLEGEEQARPLYALHELMIDRVLESRGRLGEDARGSADLLELRDER; translated from the coding sequence ATGAGGTCTCGCACCCCGGAGGATCTCTCGGGCCGCTGTCCTCGTTGCTACCTGCCCACCCGGCTGTGCCTGTGCGCGCATGTCCCCCGCCTCGACACGCGCACCGAGTTCCTCGTCATCCGCCACAACAAGGAGAAGGAGAAGTCCACCAACACGGCGCGCATGGCGGCGCTCGCGCTGGCCCGCTGCCAGGTGCTCACCTATGGCGCGCCCGGCCCGCCGTTCGATGCGTCGGCGCTGGAGGCGCCCGGAACCTGGCTGTTGTTTCCGGATGCCAGCCCCCCCGCGCCGGACGCCCCGCCGCCGAAGCGGCTGGTGGTGCTCGATGGCAACTGGGGTCAGGCCCGCCGCATGATGCAGCGCGTGCCCGCCCTGCGCCGGTTGCCGGGGCTGGCCTTGCCCCCCCCTCCTGCCGAGACACGCCGCTTGCGCCGTCCCCCTCACCCCGAAGGCATGTCCACGCTGGAGGCCATGGCGGGCGCGCTGGCGGTGCTCGAGGGGGAAGAGCAGGCACGCCCCCTCTATGCGCTGCACGAGCTGATGATCGACCGGGTTCTGGAGAGCCGCGGCCGGCTCGGGGAGGACGCCCGCGGCTCAGCGGACCTTCTTGAGCTCCGAGACGAACGGTGA
- a CDS encoding protein-disulfide reductase DsbD family protein: MKKVGILAVVCGIAVVFIPWLLPTGPSTGLDAAQFLETGSLAMGAAIVFAGGLLTAMTPCVYPLIPITVSIFGARKAEGRGKALLLTSSYIIGMGVVFSVLGVLAAKTGQAFGALLGHPGVVLGLAVFLVALATSMFGAFELELPSSVQQRLSTVGGAGVAGAFLMGSVSGFLAAPCTGPVLTGLLAFVAKTANTSLGAGLLFIYALGIGVPFFLIGVFTVRLPRGGVWMEWVKSVLGIVLVALAFNYLKDAFPAVGAWVKAVAVQFGSTPGALIAAALAVAGVLLGAVHRSFKSTPQEFVLKGLGVALVVLALVGRVGALDAGPTGALWVKLGWAEPPQAPTFQWHHVMPTKQASFSPAAFHEALARAQAEGRPVMIDFFADWCTACKELDRETYPSSEVIAESSRFLNIKIDATHSEDALDALMERFGVEGLPTVVFIASNGEPLAAPRVTGFLGPSPFVSELKKVR, encoded by the coding sequence TTGAAGAAGGTCGGGATTCTCGCCGTGGTGTGCGGCATCGCCGTGGTCTTCATCCCCTGGCTGCTGCCCACGGGCCCTAGCACCGGGCTGGATGCCGCCCAGTTCCTGGAGACGGGCAGCCTCGCCATGGGGGCGGCCATCGTCTTCGCGGGCGGCCTGCTCACGGCGATGACCCCGTGCGTCTACCCCCTCATCCCCATCACCGTCTCCATCTTCGGCGCCCGGAAGGCCGAGGGCCGGGGCAAGGCCCTCCTGCTGACCTCCTCCTACATCATCGGCATGGGCGTGGTGTTCAGCGTGCTGGGGGTGCTGGCGGCCAAGACGGGGCAGGCCTTCGGCGCATTGCTGGGCCATCCCGGGGTGGTGCTCGGGTTGGCGGTGTTCCTGGTGGCGCTGGCCACCTCCATGTTTGGCGCCTTCGAGCTGGAGCTGCCCTCCAGCGTGCAGCAGCGGCTCAGCACCGTGGGGGGCGCGGGCGTGGCGGGTGCCTTCCTCATGGGGAGCGTCTCGGGTTTTCTGGCGGCCCCGTGCACGGGCCCCGTGCTCACGGGCCTGCTGGCGTTCGTGGCGAAGACGGCCAACACCAGCCTGGGGGCGGGGTTGCTCTTCATCTACGCGCTGGGCATTGGCGTGCCCTTTTTCCTCATCGGCGTCTTCACCGTGCGGCTGCCCCGGGGCGGCGTGTGGATGGAGTGGGTGAAGAGCGTGCTGGGCATCGTGCTGGTGGCGCTGGCCTTCAACTACCTGAAGGACGCATTTCCGGCGGTGGGGGCGTGGGTGAAGGCGGTGGCCGTGCAGTTCGGGAGCACGCCGGGGGCCCTCATCGCCGCGGCGCTCGCGGTGGCCGGGGTGCTCCTCGGCGCCGTGCATCGCTCGTTCAAGTCGACCCCCCAGGAGTTCGTCCTCAAGGGGCTGGGCGTGGCGTTGGTGGTGCTGGCCCTCGTGGGGCGCGTGGGCGCTCTGGACGCGGGGCCGACCGGCGCCCTGTGGGTGAAGCTCGGCTGGGCCGAGCCTCCCCAGGCGCCCACCTTCCAGTGGCACCACGTGATGCCCACCAAGCAGGCCTCCTTCTCCCCGGCCGCGTTCCACGAGGCGCTCGCCCGGGCCCAGGCCGAGGGGCGCCCGGTGATGATCGACTTCTTCGCGGACTGGTGCACGGCGTGTAAGGAACTGGATCGAGAGACGTATCCCTCGTCCGAGGTCATCGCGGAGTCCTCGCGGTTCCTCAACATCAAGATCGACGCGACGCACAGCGAGGACGCGCTGGATGCGTTGATGGAGCGCTTCGGCGTGGAGGGGCTGCCCACCGTGGTGTTCATTGCCTCCAACGGAGAGCCCCTCGCGGCGCCCCGCGTCACCGGCTTCCTGGGGCCCTCACCGTTCGTCTCGGAGCTCAAGAAGGTCCGCTGA
- a CDS encoding SPFH domain-containing protein, producing MSASEKQVRTAAQAVHGSESRVQLVRAEGAERGLERQRYESGWRAGKPEEDPEKMKPWGLITARPSEFLIHMRRGRVRDVSGQGASCFKLPGDAVAIIPTSVQRLQFTADQVTSEKVGVAVTGLAVYRIVDPLVAFRMLNFSFPERASEKLQELLQEMFVGAARRLVANLSVEECLTRRKEGIAGELMREIAPVVSGRGRLDDRTDSGWGVVLDTIEIQDVRVLSATVFENMQARYRREQERQAREAELAKERFLRREEAEAERVIALTKLAADEEVRQKRQATEEQARLEKLASEARVTEARLAQELAVQQGQAATEREVTLARLNADIEVRQRKQQAEEAARLEQLATEARVTEAKLAHERATAEAELAHERSLAAARASAELERLRQEWEATAARHETQLAAAIQEAERLKAQAQVAQARLAIAEAELALAGLEARRTNATQEQELRRARAIREIENTLSPEVIQLTLAQQLPQVAAAFQQKMGEVHVTAVEGANPFGYIAAAVEGVMGLARSAGLKVPPSAPESR from the coding sequence ATGAGCGCCAGCGAGAAGCAGGTCCGCACCGCAGCACAGGCAGTCCATGGCTCGGAGTCCCGGGTGCAACTCGTCCGGGCGGAGGGCGCCGAGAGGGGGCTCGAGCGCCAGCGCTATGAATCCGGGTGGCGGGCGGGCAAGCCCGAGGAGGATCCCGAGAAGATGAAGCCCTGGGGGCTCATCACCGCCAGACCCAGTGAGTTTTTGATCCACATGCGGCGCGGCAGGGTCCGCGACGTGTCGGGGCAGGGGGCCAGTTGCTTCAAGCTGCCGGGGGATGCGGTGGCCATCATCCCCACCAGCGTGCAGCGGCTCCAGTTCACCGCGGATCAGGTGACGAGCGAGAAGGTGGGCGTGGCGGTGACGGGGCTGGCGGTGTACCGCATCGTGGATCCGCTGGTGGCCTTCCGGATGCTCAACTTCTCCTTCCCGGAGAGGGCCTCGGAGAAGCTCCAGGAACTGCTGCAGGAGATGTTCGTCGGCGCGGCGCGGCGCCTGGTGGCCAACCTCTCCGTGGAGGAGTGCCTCACCCGGCGCAAGGAGGGCATCGCGGGGGAGCTGATGCGGGAGATTGCCCCGGTGGTGTCGGGCCGGGGCCGGTTGGACGACCGGACGGACAGCGGGTGGGGCGTCGTGCTCGATACCATCGAGATCCAGGACGTGCGGGTGCTGAGCGCCACCGTCTTCGAGAACATGCAGGCGCGCTACCGCCGGGAGCAGGAGCGGCAGGCGCGCGAGGCAGAGCTGGCCAAGGAGCGGTTCCTGCGGCGCGAGGAAGCCGAGGCCGAGCGCGTCATCGCCTTGACGAAGTTGGCCGCGGACGAGGAGGTGCGCCAGAAGCGGCAGGCCACCGAGGAGCAGGCCCGGCTGGAGAAGCTGGCCTCCGAGGCCCGGGTGACCGAAGCGCGGCTGGCCCAGGAGCTGGCCGTCCAGCAGGGGCAGGCGGCCACCGAGCGGGAGGTGACCCTGGCCCGGTTGAACGCGGACATCGAGGTCCGGCAGCGCAAGCAGCAGGCGGAGGAGGCCGCCCGGCTGGAACAGCTGGCCACCGAGGCGCGGGTGACGGAGGCCAAGCTGGCGCACGAGCGGGCCACGGCCGAGGCGGAACTGGCCCATGAGCGCAGCCTGGCGGCCGCGCGGGCCTCGGCCGAGCTGGAGCGCCTTCGCCAGGAGTGGGAGGCCACGGCCGCCCGGCACGAGACCCAGCTGGCGGCGGCGATACAGGAGGCGGAGCGCCTCAAGGCCCAGGCGCAGGTGGCTCAAGCGCGCCTGGCCATCGCGGAGGCCGAACTGGCCCTTGCCGGGCTGGAGGCCCGCCGCACGAATGCCACCCAGGAGCAGGAGCTGCGCCGGGCCCGGGCGATTCGGGAGATCGAAAACACGCTCAGTCCGGAAGTCATCCAGCTGACCTTGGCGCAGCAACTGCCCCAGGTGGCCGCCGCCTTCCAGCAGAAGATGGGCGAGGTCCACGTCACGGCGGTGGAGGGCGCCAACCCGTTTGGCTACATCGCCGCGGCGGTGGAAGGGGTGATGGGGCTCGCGCGTTCTGCGGGCCTGAAAGTGCCGCCCTCTGCCCCGGAGTCGAGGTAA
- a CDS encoding IscS subfamily cysteine desulfurase, with amino-acid sequence MKLPIYMDNHATTPLDPRVLEAMLPYLREDFGNAASRNHAFGWKAEAAVEVARKQVAALIGASDKEIVFTSGATESDNLAIKGVIEFYKAKGDHIITLKTEHKAVLDSCKRLERIRQERLDELKLLRLSQLAETDVTADNLAELSVKHRIDEDATYQKWAALPTGGARVTYLDVEADGRVSLEKLAAAITDKTVLVSVMFANNEIGVVQPIAEIGRLCRERGVLFHCDAVQGIGKLPFNVEEMKVDLASITAHKMYGPKGIGALYVRRKPRVRIAPLVDGGGHERGMRSGTLNVAAIVGFGKAAELARQELPDEAARLLRLRERLRTGIMSQLDLLKVNGSMEHRLPGNLNLSFSYVEGEALMMSIKDVAVSSGSACTSASLEPSYVLRACGVEEDLAHSSIRFGIGRFNTEEEVDFVIRLVVDKVRKLRDMSPLYEMAKEGIDLKSIEWTAH; translated from the coding sequence CTGAAGCTGCCGATCTACATGGACAACCACGCCACCACGCCGCTGGATCCGCGCGTGCTGGAGGCGATGCTGCCGTACCTGCGCGAAGACTTCGGCAATGCCGCGTCGCGCAACCACGCCTTCGGCTGGAAGGCGGAGGCCGCGGTGGAAGTGGCCCGCAAGCAGGTGGCGGCGCTGATTGGCGCGTCCGACAAGGAGATCGTCTTCACCTCGGGCGCCACCGAGTCCGACAACCTGGCCATCAAGGGCGTGATCGAGTTCTACAAGGCCAAGGGCGACCACATCATCACCCTGAAGACGGAGCACAAGGCCGTCCTGGACAGCTGCAAGCGCCTGGAGCGCATCCGCCAGGAGCGCCTGGACGAGTTGAAGCTGCTCCGGCTGTCGCAGCTGGCCGAGACGGATGTCACCGCCGACAACCTGGCGGAACTGTCGGTGAAGCACCGCATCGACGAGGACGCGACCTACCAGAAGTGGGCGGCGCTCCCCACCGGCGGCGCGCGCGTCACCTATCTGGACGTGGAGGCGGACGGCCGGGTGAGCCTGGAGAAGCTCGCGGCGGCCATCACGGACAAGACGGTGCTGGTGTCGGTGATGTTCGCCAACAACGAGATCGGCGTGGTGCAGCCCATCGCGGAGATCGGCCGGTTGTGCCGCGAGCGCGGGGTGCTGTTCCACTGCGACGCGGTCCAAGGCATCGGCAAGCTGCCCTTCAACGTCGAAGAGATGAAGGTGGATCTGGCGTCCATCACCGCGCACAAGATGTACGGCCCCAAGGGCATCGGGGCGCTCTATGTGCGCCGCAAGCCCCGCGTGCGCATCGCCCCGCTGGTGGACGGCGGTGGGCACGAGCGCGGGATGCGCTCGGGGACGCTGAACGTGGCGGCCATCGTGGGCTTCGGCAAGGCGGCGGAGCTGGCCCGGCAGGAGCTGCCCGACGAGGCGGCCCGCCTCCTGCGCCTGCGCGAGCGGCTGCGCACCGGCATCATGAGCCAGCTGGACCTGTTGAAGGTCAACGGCTCGATGGAGCACCGGCTGCCAGGCAACCTCAACCTGTCCTTCTCCTATGTGGAGGGCGAGGCCTTGATGATGTCCATCAAGGACGTGGCGGTGTCTTCCGGATCCGCCTGCACCTCGGCCTCGCTCGAACCCTCGTATGTCCTGAGGGCGTGTGGCGTGGAAGAGGACCTGGCCCACAGCTCCATCCGCTTCGGCATCGGCCGGTTCAATACCGAGGAGGAAGTGGATTTCGTCATCCGGCTGGTCGTGGATAAGGTCCGGAAGTTGCGGGACATGAGCCCTCTGTACGAGATGGCCAAGGAAGGCATCGACCTGAAGAGCATCGAGTGGACGGCACATTAA